The window gcattatttttgggcttacTTCGTAAACTAGGCTGTCTCAAGTAATGGATGGATTGTGTCACATATATGTCATGGTAGTTCCCATGGAGATCTATGTTGCCTGCGCTGGGAGGAGAGGAGACATGTCACTGTAATACGGCGAATCGCCTCTGAGTGAATAGCAAATAGCAGTTAGCATTACTCTTTTATCAGTTTCCCAAAGGTAGATGATTAAGAACTTCAAGAAAATAGCAAGACTCCACATTCAACAGAGAAAAGGCTAATGATTTCATGGTTACAACATTCTAATCTGGGTGATTTtcggggcatggtccatccatggtgggcctcatcatcatcaacttaGTGGTCCTGCTGGTACAAAATCAggaataataaaaaattctatcATATCTTTTTATTAATCACAAATAAAAACTGCTTCCCAGATCAACATATCAGTTACAGATCACCATCATTATAGCTTTGTCCCAGCTACTGTGTTCAGAACATATCAGTAATTCATGGAGAGCAAAAGCTAGAAGTTCAAATACTGTTGATTTTGACATATTCAGAATTTTATATAACTAAAGACTCAAAGCATGAGTATTTTGAGTGTCATTAACAGAAAAAAGACAGCATACCTTGAAGGTGGGCAGCTTAAACAGCATCTGTAACATTTATGTAGCAACAATGTAGATCGAATCAGCTTGCTATAACCATCTGATATTTGGTCTTTCGCAAAATGAACATGGAGAGCTGCTGCAGCTCTTTTCACAGTCAGCTGTTTGCAGAGCACCAACTGAAGTGTTAGGATTGTCTCATTGAGGGGACATTTCGGCATGGTTCGTCCAGGGGGAGTCATAagatcaacggcctggatggatgaatcatgggccccacaaatataaaGGATCTGAATATACAATATATTCCCTCAGATCAAGGATAATGTAATTCCTGTTTTTCAAAGCCTCCTACTAATCCAAGCTATACTTAAGAATTTTTACATGATTATTCTCTTATCGCTTTCACATCAAAATGAGATGCATTTGCTTAGTGGATTTAAAATAATGAGCCTAACATATGGCTTCTACTTTCAATCCAACTTTTGCCAGCCTCCTTCCTTGTTGAGCACTTCCTCTCCATTACTTCTCTAACCTTCTTTGAATCATCCCACCTCCCATCAATAGCATATAAATTCGACAACAACACATAAGTTGCAATGTTGTTGTCGCCAAACACCATCATCTTTGCTACCACAGCCAAGCCTAGCGGAATGCATCCATGAATGGTGCAAGAACTGAGAAGTGTCCTTAACACCACCACCCCAGGTTCAATCCCCATTCCATCAATAAACTCTACGGATTCCTTGAAAAACCCAGCACGCCCGAGAGCGTCCACAACACAGGCATAGTGCTCCTTCATTGGGGTGATTCCATGCTCATCACGCATCGAAATAAAATATTCGACAGCCCTGTTGGCAAGGCCACTGTGGCTGCAAGCCGAGAGAACTGCAAGGAATGTGATGTGATCGGGCCTCACCCCTTGATTTCGCAATTCGTCAAGGGCCTTCAACACCTCTAAGCCATTCCCATGGTGGGCATACCCTGAAAGTAGTGCATTCCATAGTACTACGTCGCTCTTTGCCATCCCTTCAAAGTAAGTAACTGCATTTTCCATGCTTGCGCATTTCGAATACATGTCAATGAGAGCACTCCCTACAAATTTATCATCTTCAAATCCAATTTTAATGATATGGGTGTGGAGCAATTTTCCAGTTTCAGTGGCAGTTAGATTAGCACAGGCTGTTAGTGCACTGGCAAGCGTGAAGTTATTCGGTTTAATTCCTTCTTGAAGCATTTTTATAAGAAAAGCAAGAGCTGCTTCATTGTACCCAACTTTCGCATAAACTGATATCAAAGCAGTCCACGAAATGACATCGTGCCTAACCACCTTCCCAAACAGTTTTAGCACAGAATCTAATCTTCCACCTTCAGCATATAAAGAAAGCAGGGCAGTTTGTATTGAAATATCAGACTTGCATCCAAACTTAATTACATAAGCATGGATTTGTTCACCTTGATCAATAGCGCTCAGATCAACGCAACCCGTAAGAACACTGATACATGCAACTGAATCTGGATTAACACCATCCTTTTGCATTTGGTAGAAACTCATAAGAGCTTCTGTTGATAACCCATTATGCACATAACCTGAAATCACCGTCGTCCACgagaatacatcatgatggcccataaTCAGCTGAAAAATCTGCATCGTGTCCTCCATACATGAACACTTGGCATACAAATCCATTAGAGCATCCCTAATGCATGAGTTCATTTCAAACCCGCTTTTATAAGCAACCGAATGAATCTGCATACCCAAATCCAAGCACTCAGCAGCGGCGGAAACACAAAGAATGCAAGCTAATAGGACATCATCCATTACTACTGATTCATGGTAAAACCAATAAAAAACATCCATGGCATCTTGAAAGAATCCATGACCAGCATATCCAGTAATCAGGGTCGTCCAAGACATCACGTTCTTGCTACCCGAATGAACCAACAAATTGAAAGCATCATCCATGGAATCACAACTCGAATACATTCCAACAAGAGAATTCTCTACAACACCATCACTCTCAAAACCAAATTTAATTACTAAGCAATGAACTTGCAGTCCTTGTTTCAAAACTTCATATCCATGGATTGCACCTAGAAAATTAACAAAAGTAGCTCTCGTGGGTACTAGAGAAGACGACAAAATCAACTGAAAATTCACAAAAGCTTCCTTTAAATTCCCATTCTTAGTGCAAATACCAATCATGATGTTAATCAGAACGGTGTCTTTAACCACCAAACAATCAAAAACCTTCTTCGCTTCGTCAAAGAAATGGAAATTAGCATAAAACTCAACAAGCCCACTTCCGGCAAAGACATCATTGCTGAGCCCAAACTTCATTAATGTGCAATGGGCTTGTAATCCTTGATCGAAATATCCCAAACTAATGCAACCTTTAAGGACACTACTGAAACTAAATCGGTCAGGTATAACACCACAAGACAACATTTTTCTGAAGCAACCAAAAGCAAGCAATGAAAACCCAGATAGGAAATAGCCAGCAATCATGGTATTCCAAGAGATTACATCAGGTTGGGACATTTCGTCGAACACACAGTGGGCATCCTGGACGTATCCGCATTTGCAGTACATGTTGGCCAAGCTGTTGGCAAGGAAGAGAGGGGGTTCGGGTATGGTCTTGAGCATTCGAGAATGTATAGACTTTCCCTCTGAAATTGCAGACGTTTCAGCGCAGATTCGTAGCAGATTGGCGTAGTTCTTCTCCAAAACGAATGTGGGGGACAACCCATGACTGTTTGAATTTTTGAAACTAAAACTGGTGGCAAATCTGACCGTTTGAACGCTGGTCGCTGCTAACATAAGCTTGGGGTATGATTGGGTGTAACTACGCATCCCTCGGCAAAAAGCCCACGATACCCTTTTTCTTTTGCGCATGTGGACACTTAAAGGAGGGTATTTCAGTCTTTTTATGAATTCAAAGTCCCAGATATGATACATTCATGTTTCCAGGGGCTCCAAGGGATAACCCAAAAATCTCCCTGATCACAAGATCTCAGCTCTTCGATCTTTAGCCTACAAACAGACGCAGCTAACGGAAAGAAATACAAAACCGATCTACCCTCAACAGATGGGCCGAAGATGATCTTCAAACTCGGGAGATTTTCTTTAAAGCAACCTCATCTACTTTGGAGTCCATAACGTAGACTTGACACTAACCCTCTGTTTGCCACgaataaaaaattcaaattcttaTTTTCCTACGCTATAAATGATCCACGTCATCACTGATGTCGTCAGCACagctgcattaaatgcaatgtGCCCTAAAACGGCTCCAATTAGATTTAAACAAACACAGACGGACGTGAattagctacttacaggttgagtagccatactggctactgaagtgacgttaccaagtcaTGTAagtcccaacatgatgtatgttttgcatccacaccgtccatccatttggagagaacattttaagacataagccaaagaatgagtaagattcAAAACTCcaatgaaccccaccacagaaaacaatggagagagtgacgtccaccattaaaaaattctaagggccacaaaagttttcgatcaagcttatatttgtttttttcccttttttaatgtcctttttaacttatgaacgggttggatctcaaataaacatcacgatggaccttaggaaggtttcaacggtggatgtcactctctccactgttgttttctgtagtggggtctaCTACAGCTTTGTATCTGCGTCATTCTTTgattaatgccctaaaataatctctcctaatggatgaacggtgtggatacaacacatacatcatggtggtacccatagaacttggtgacgtcacttcagtagcagtctcgctgctcaacgtgtcagtagctaatccgcgtccgttcgtGACAAGCAAATGATCTGAATTCCTAATCCACGGGACCCTCACATGTATGGGTGGCAATCCGCTAGGGGGCCACCCAACTAAAGCCCGGGTTTGCTAGGGTCTATTAATTTGGTtggtgggctgggcttgggcttgggcttggcaTGTATGGTACAATCAATTTTAAAGTTGGGCTTCAACTCAAGTTACTTTTAACTAAACCTGGCTTAGCCCAACCTGGCCTAGCTGACTTCATTTGTGCATCTGCTCCATCCTACAGATATAATGGATTGGATCAGGTCAGATTGAGCCCGAACCATTTAAGAACCAGGTTACAACTTTAGACCTATTACAGATCCCATTAAAATTTGGACCACGTCTCCTCATTtccaattaaaaaaagaaaagaaaatagaagaccCATTTATTTAATAGGTTGTGTTTTGCGTGTAAGAGGATAAAGACTTGAGTTTTGCGTGTAAGAGGATAAAGACTTGACCCATTTGTCTCATGCATTGAGTCAAGGTCAGTGATGTGATGAGTAAGGTTTAGAAATTATAAGTTGGTTTTCACAAAATTAATATTATAGATATGTCAAGTTGTATCAAtatttaaaaagaaagagagaaatttgATAGAtctaagaaaaagaaagaagagagatatTTAATAGCACATGGCTAATTCTTTCATGATCTTAAATAAGCTTGAGATGAATTTAAGAATAAATCTAATTAGAAATGCCCTTCAATATATTTTCACACTCCTTGATTTCCTTATACATCAATTAATTACTTTTTCCAAGGTTTAAGTTGAGTCCGTGTATGAGTTGTATTTGGGTTAAGCGAAGCATCTTCTCTCTTAATGATTTGATTACCACCTACCTTTGGATCCCAAGAGCATGAACACCATATTAATAATAGTAGACGAATTCTATTGGTTTTTTTCCCAAGTCTATTTTATATTAAACCTTAAAAGAGGTCCTTGAAAAATCAGGTTCAAGTCAGTTTAAGAACAGTTGATTTAGAGAGGGCTCAAACCCATCTCTAGTTATTTCACTTATTTCCGTGCTGTTAAACTCCTAAAACCTAAAACAAGTTTAATTCCTTGTTTGATCACCAACTGAATGTGCTTTATAATTACTTTATGCAATTTGATTGACCTAAATCTAATACCTTTCTCAATTTTCAAATATTAGAAACAACCCAGTAatccaattctcaattttcaaaTATTAGAAACAACCCACTAATCCAATTGGTCCCAATAATTCCACTCAAGGCAATGGGATCAATGATGTGGAATCGGACCACATGGGATGTCTCTTCGTAGATCTACTGGTATAAAGTATACTAATCAAAAGTCTCCCAAAGAGCAAtctctttttaagaaaaatctcATCATTCTTTTTCAAGACTTAACAAGGAAATCGAACCACCAACTCTTAGACAAGCATGTAGCAGAGACATTTTATAAGAAttgagagatagagggagagagagagagagatgcagaaTTACATAATGGGGTTTGCAAATGGAATTTAAAAtctcataaaataaaatttcatgagAGTTCCCTAAATGAGATATTTCAATGAAAATTTGATTACAAGCAAACGCATTACCATGTGGGTTCCTTAAATGAGCTCTTTCAAGGAAAATTGAATTAAAAGCCGGCACACCATTGAAATTTTACAGTGTTATGTATTCTGACACCTCACCATCAATTAATGTCCAATAACCCATAGGATCAATCCAACCGATTTACACAATAGTCATAATCCAACCTAGAAATGGATTAGTTAGGAAAATTCACATAGAAAATAGGTATTTGATCAATTTTCAAGCTGTACCGAGTCACAATCAGGCTTAGGCCCATGGGCCTTTAAACCCGGCCCATTCCAAGCCAACCACCTTCCACCCCTACACAGACCTACCGAATCCTACATCTGGACAAACCAAACATTTGCCATGGCCATGTTCCATATTGGCCgagaatgaacggtgtggatgcgaCACAACTGTTGAAAAACCCATGTCATGGCATGCCATTGATGTTGATTTAGGTAGGCTCACCATGACCTAGAAACCTAGCATGGATGAGGAGCTACTCAATGATATGTGATGGAAAATATGCCATGTGTTGTGGCACGTAGTGCAGCATAAGCATGACATAGCTTGCGTGCACGACTCGATCGAGTTTTTTGGACCGTTGCCtacctatggtgggacccatatgggTAGCTTAGGCCGTCACGCCATGTGTACGGTGGTGATTGTAAAAGAATTCACACCAGTCCAATCCCATGAAAAGACTTCAATCACATGTTTCAGTACTCCCAGCATTTCAAGTGCTGTGCTGAGTTGACCCGCTTAATCCGTTTCTATTTTTCTTCAAGTAGTCATGTATCACAGCGAGCCGTGTCGaccggactcggattcggtagtgacccctctagCAGCGAAaccagttctgtgggccccaccatgatatgtatgttttatccatgccgttcatccatttttccagttcattttatagcatggtcccaaaaacgaggtagacccatatgtcaggtgggccacaccacaggaaacagtggtgattgaaaggtcaacattaaaagctttttagggGCCACTGTAGCgtttaacctgttgattaggtaacgTTAacgtggacctggatgaagggaaaataaaaatatcagcttgatttaaagcttttgtggcccccaagaaaattttaatggtgggtgttcaatcaccactgtttattgtggtgtggtccacctgagatttgggtctgcctcagtttttggctaacatcttaaaatgagctgaaaaaatggatgacccGCACgagtaaaacacatgcatcatggtggggcccacagcatcaGTTTCGGTGCTAGAGGCGTCATCCAGGTCCACTTTCACGTTACCTAATCAACAGAAACGTTACAGTGAccccacgaagtttttaatggtaggcattcaatcaccactgtttactgcggtgtgatccacctgagatttgggtctacctcatttttgggctaattccctaaaatgagctggcaaaatggatggaaggcatggataaaacatacatcgaccTTCGCACTGCagaggtcactaccgaatccgagtccgggTCGACCAAGTCAAAACCATGCACATCTAACCAATCTTTGGAAACTCAacgattgactcgaaactcaaCCGAGTGAACTCGGTCTCCGTGATTTCTGACGACTCATTCCACGCTAAGGATAATtgaatcggtcacatcaatcatcGTTCGTTGGGATTGtcgacgtgggccccacttctataTACACTTTCTTATTATCAATGATTCGAtggacttgaaaaaaaaaaacgatgaaGAAGTCAGGAAAAGGAAAAGCTAATAAGACATGAAATGCCCAAAAAGCTtcatcacatggtgggccacttggTGCCATCAGTACTACAGCAACGGTAGTAGGAAGCTCGTGcgcttgtgggccccatcatgatgtgtctcACACcgactctgtccatcagttgcgGCACCTCATCTTCACTGTGCATGCTAAAAACTGGCTTGTTTcgaacctcaggtgggccacaccatgagaacaatgtaaaatcaagACGAAAATCTCTAAATTCATCGAGTGCGGCTCACGTGAGTTgtggataaggctgatattttTGGACATCTCTTCATCCTGGACGATGAACCTGATGAACGGTCGGATGGGAATATAAACAACACAGTGGCCCAAggaaagtttctatggtgggaaTACGGATCCCACTGTtagatgtggtgtggcccactagagttttagatcagacTGGTTATTAGGCTCAGGTCCAAACATGAGGTTTTGTAACTGATGGGCGGagtagatgtcatacaaacatcacagtgggcccacagatctCGGTTGTTGCACGCTCTTCCTACAAGCAGTCTTCCGGCTATTGAAATGAAATCACAGTCActagttaggtgggccacgtggatcAATGTAAGAAACATTAGAAAAgaggtcccaccatggatgggccacgGATGGTCTTCTTTGATGTAATTAAAGGTGATCCTAAGTATTCCAAAAATGGACATTGAATACAAACCGTCAAATATTCACACGTTTCTGGCAACTCCTACCTTTCTCATGACCCTTTCAAGCTGGGCCCCTTATcttgaacagttcagatcatctGAAATAGATGCCTATCATGGACTTTTGGACCATAGTATGACAGTCACAAGAAATGCGTTCGGTAGACGTTATGTACTATGATTGGTGATTAGGCATTTGCAGCCTCAACCTTCCTTTTCCCTCCCTTCTCTTTCTTTGGATTTGTTAGGCAGAGGCTACGATagcgtggggtccacatgcaagTGCAATGAGAGTAGGGCCTCATTCACGATCACATCACTACATGTACCATACAAGTGTTTTTTTTCCTATCTTGACAAGCTGATGGCCCACCACCCCATTTCTAATTCATAACCAGCTTAACCACACCCACCAACAAAAAAAAGTGACAAAGACACCCTCCTAACTCAAGCACCAATCAATATCACTCACAGCCACCTTTAGTGGCCCAAAATGGCTATCTCAATATACATTCAAGTAGAGTACATGTGAATATTTGTATTATGTTAATACCTGAAAAGATCGATGTCGTCTCGATACATCCTATCCTTATCTCCTACCATAAAGAACGGGTTTAAGAATCTTAACATGGGTTTCAGAATGGGAATGGAAAATTTGCATTTTGAAATGCCCACCAAATTCCCGTTGATAGCGGGAAATACAGTGAGAAATGATGCTTGGGCACAATGGTGAAAAATCTAGACCGGACCATCCAACCAGACCCGTTTTAGACCCAAGGCCTTTTTATGCACTTGGGACTGTTGGGTCAACCGGATTTTCCGGTCTAGCTGGTGTAATTTGAATTGGGACGACCATCAACTTTTAATTTTCTGATTATTTTAAAGTAATTTTAATTAATGTAACGACAACATCATGTGTCTTTTCAAGAAGCTTCTTCAGGAGTTGTTGGGAAATTATCAATTGTACACGTTTGTGCTTTTGTTTGAAATTCTTTTACGGGCCTGATTGTTTAGAGAGAATGCTAAAGTTTTATATTTGTAAATTGCATTCATTAAAATTTGTTGAGAATCTTGTTGATTCCATGGAATTTCGTCTCATTAGCCTTTGTAATCTCACATATGAAATTGTGTCAAAGGCCATGACTTTGAGATTGGGCTTGATCAAAATTCCAATTAATTTATggagaagaggaggagaagttgaTTTTCTAAgaaaaaccattttttttaaagaatattttaattttttcataatACAAAGTTTATAATAAGCATACAAACAAAGCTAATATGATATgttggattttatttattattattttttttaaagttgatTAAAAGGTTTGGTTTAGATGGTAAGGGtacgtttggctgcaccaaataaaGTGATACTTTATGATTATTTTGGTGGAAAATTTTCTGATATTTCAGGAAATTTAGTTAGCCAAACACACCCCAAACCATTGGTCTTCGATTAGGTAAGAGGACCCactctattcttttctttttctcaagATGAGTTATTGAGAAGGGGCTTGAAAATGATTTTTGAGTGAGGAAAGGTTGACATGTTCTGCATGGTAGGAAGCACTCGGGTCCCATTGATCTTATTCATCTATAATGCCTGCAATTAATTTTCTTAAGAAGGTATGAAATGACATTTTAAACTAAATTAAGGGCTTTTTGAGAATCTGAAAAATATAACTTTTGTCCCCATGGTCTGAATTTTACTCATTAAATTCCACTTAATGCTTTAGAATTTCCCCACATAAAGCACCCTCCCCATGTGAGGCATCACCTGGTTGGCACCT is drawn from Magnolia sinica isolate HGM2019 chromosome 5, MsV1, whole genome shotgun sequence and contains these coding sequences:
- the LOC131246962 gene encoding pentatricopeptide repeat-containing protein At2g33680-like — translated: MRSYTQSYPKLMLAATSVQTVRFATSFSFKNSNSHGLSPTFVLEKNYANLLRICAETSAISEGKSIHSRMLKTIPEPPLFLANSLANMYCKCGYVQDAHCVFDEMSQPDVISWNTMIAGYFLSGFSLLAFGCFRKMLSCGVIPDRFSFSSVLKGCISLGYFDQGLQAHCTLMKFGLSNDVFAGSGLVEFYANFHFFDEAKKVFDCLVVKDTVLINIMIGICTKNGNLKEAFVNFQLILSSSLVPTRATFVNFLGAIHGYEVLKQGLQVHCLVIKFGFESDGVVENSLVGMYSSCDSMDDAFNLLVHSGSKNVMSWTTLITGYAGHGFFQDAMDVFYWFYHESVVMDDVLLACILCVSAAAECLDLGMQIHSVAYKSGFEMNSCIRDALMDLYAKCSCMEDTMQIFQLIMGHHDVFSWTTVISGYVHNGLSTEALMSFYQMQKDGVNPDSVACISVLTGCVDLSAIDQGEQIHAYVIKFGCKSDISIQTALLSLYAEGGRLDSVLKLFGKVVRHDVISWTALISVYAKVGYNEAALAFLIKMLQEGIKPNNFTLASALTACANLTATETGKLLHTHIIKIGFEDDKFVGSALIDMYSKCASMENAVTYFEGMAKSDVVLWNALLSGYAHHGNGLEVLKALDELRNQGVRPDHITFLAVLSACSHSGLANRAVEYFISMRDEHGITPMKEHYACVVDALGRAGFFKESVEFIDGMGIEPGVVVLRTLLSSCTIHGCIPLGLAVVAKMMVFGDNNIATYVLLSNLYAIDGRWDDSKKVREVMERKCSTRKEAGKSWIESRSHMLGSLF